In a genomic window of Streptomyces roseoviridis:
- a CDS encoding RsmB/NOP family class I SAM-dependent RNA methyltransferase, with product MSEQARRRTPNSPKSPRPHRRPKKDPVRILAFEALRAVDERDAYANLVLPPLLKKAREKHEGFDGRDAALATELVYGTLRRQGTYDAIISACVDRPLREVDPPVLDVLALGAHQLLGMRTPSHAAVSATVELARVVLGDGRAKFVNAVLRKIAQDDFDTWVARVAPPYEEDAEDHLAVVHSHPRWVVSALWDALGGGRAGIEALLAADNERPEVTLVARPGRATTEELAAAAETEPGRWSPYARRLAEGGEPGAIEAVREGRAGVQDEGSQLVAIALANAPVDGPDTRWLDGCAGPGGKAALLGALAAERGAALLASEKQPHRARLVERALAGNPGPYQVIAADGTRPPWREGSFDRVLMDVPCSGLGALRRRPEARWRRRPSDLDGFAPLQRGLLTEALRAVRVGGVVGYATCSPHLAETRVVVDDVLKKTGGAELIDARPLLPGVPELGDGPDVQLWPHVHGTDAMYLALIRRTA from the coding sequence TTGAGCGAGCAGGCACGTCGCCGCACCCCGAACTCCCCGAAGTCCCCCCGGCCCCACCGCAGGCCCAAGAAGGACCCCGTCCGGATCCTCGCCTTCGAGGCGCTGCGGGCCGTGGACGAGCGGGACGCCTACGCGAACCTGGTGCTGCCGCCGCTGCTGAAGAAGGCCCGGGAGAAGCACGAGGGCTTCGACGGGCGCGACGCGGCCCTCGCGACCGAGCTGGTGTACGGGACGCTGCGCCGGCAGGGGACGTACGACGCGATCATCTCCGCCTGTGTCGACCGCCCGCTGCGCGAGGTCGACCCGCCGGTGCTCGACGTCCTGGCGCTCGGCGCGCACCAGCTGCTCGGCATGCGGACCCCGAGTCACGCCGCGGTGTCGGCCACCGTCGAGCTGGCCCGGGTGGTGCTCGGCGACGGGCGGGCCAAGTTCGTGAACGCCGTGCTGCGCAAGATCGCCCAGGACGACTTCGACACCTGGGTGGCGCGGGTCGCGCCGCCGTACGAGGAGGACGCAGAGGACCACCTCGCCGTCGTCCACTCCCACCCCCGCTGGGTGGTCTCCGCGCTCTGGGACGCCCTCGGCGGCGGCCGGGCCGGGATCGAGGCGCTCCTGGCGGCCGACAACGAGCGGCCCGAGGTGACGCTGGTCGCGCGGCCCGGCCGGGCCACCACCGAGGAACTGGCCGCCGCGGCCGAGACCGAGCCCGGCCGCTGGTCGCCGTACGCGCGGCGGCTCGCCGAGGGCGGCGAGCCCGGCGCCATCGAGGCGGTCCGCGAGGGCCGGGCCGGCGTCCAGGACGAGGGCAGCCAGCTCGTCGCCATCGCCCTCGCCAACGCGCCCGTCGACGGCCCCGACACCCGCTGGCTCGACGGCTGCGCGGGTCCCGGCGGCAAGGCGGCCCTGCTGGGCGCGCTGGCCGCCGAGCGCGGCGCCGCCCTGCTCGCCTCCGAGAAGCAGCCGCACCGCGCCCGCCTGGTCGAGCGCGCCCTGGCCGGCAACCCCGGCCCGTACCAGGTCATCGCCGCCGACGGCACCCGCCCGCCGTGGCGCGAGGGCTCCTTCGACCGGGTCCTGATGGACGTGCCCTGCTCGGGGCTCGGCGCCCTGCGGCGCCGTCCCGAGGCCCGCTGGCGCCGCCGCCCCTCCGACCTCGACGGCTTCGCCCCGCTCCAGCGCGGGCTGCTCACGGAGGCGCTGCGGGCCGTAAGGGTCGGCGGAGTGGTCGGCTACGCGACCTGCTCCCCGCACCTGGCGGAGACCCGGGTGGTGGTCGACGACGTCCTGAAGAAGACCGGCGGCGCCGAGCTGATCGACGCCCGCCCGCTGCTGCCGGGCGTGCCGGAGCTCGGCGACGGGCCGGACGTCCAGCTGTGGCCGCATGTGCACGGTACGGACGCGATGTACCTGGCGCTGATCCGCCGCACCGCCTGA
- the rpe gene encoding ribulose-phosphate 3-epimerase produces the protein MAQINPSILSADFARLAEEAKAVDGADWLHVDVMDNHFVPNLTLGVPVVESLSRATDTPLDCHLMIEDPDRWAPQYVEAGAGSVTFHVEAAAAPVRLAREIRAKGARASMALKPATPIEPYEDLLPELDMLLIMTVEPGFGGQAFLDIMLPKIRRTRELISKHGLELWLQVDGGVAESTIERCAEAGADVFVAGSAVYGAADPAAAVRSLRAKAEAVTASAPWACGH, from the coding sequence ATGGCGCAGATCAATCCCAGCATCCTGTCCGCGGACTTCGCCCGGCTCGCCGAGGAGGCGAAGGCGGTCGACGGCGCCGACTGGCTGCACGTCGACGTGATGGACAACCACTTCGTGCCCAACCTGACGCTGGGCGTGCCGGTGGTCGAGTCGCTGAGCCGGGCGACGGACACCCCCCTCGACTGCCACCTCATGATCGAGGACCCGGACCGCTGGGCGCCGCAGTACGTGGAGGCCGGGGCCGGTTCGGTCACCTTCCACGTGGAGGCGGCCGCCGCCCCGGTGCGCCTGGCGCGGGAGATCAGGGCCAAGGGGGCGCGGGCGTCGATGGCGCTCAAGCCGGCCACGCCCATCGAGCCGTACGAGGACCTGCTCCCCGAGCTCGACATGCTCCTGATCATGACGGTCGAGCCCGGCTTCGGCGGTCAGGCCTTCCTGGACATCATGCTGCCGAAGATCCGCCGCACCCGGGAGCTGATCTCCAAGCACGGTCTGGAGCTCTGGCTCCAGGTGGACGGCGGTGTCGCCGAGTCCACCATCGAGCGGTGCGCCGAGGCCGGCGCCGACGTCTTCGTGGCCGGTTCCGCCGTCTACGGGGCCGCCGACCCGGCCGCCGCCGTCCGCTCCCTGCGGGCCAAGGCGGAGGCCGTGACGGCCTCGGCACCGTGGGCATGTGGCCACTGA
- a CDS encoding sugar-binding domain-containing protein — translation MNSSEEIAVAGMSAGRSALRMGPAELVQAAAMARRFYLEGKSKIQIAEEFGVSRFKVARVLETALERDLVRIEIRVPAELDAERSDALRARYGLRHAVVVESPAEGDEESPDPENLGEVAADLLGELVAEGDVLGLAWGRSTIHMAAALDRLPPCTVVQLTGVYDAGTAERGSVEAVRRAAQVSGGEAHPIYAPMLLPDAATANALRSQTGIARAFEYFDKVTVACVSIGSWEPGISTVHDMLSDEERAHYASLGVAAEMSAHLFDAEGRRVGRDLGERCITVEADRLRRIPEVVAIAGGQRKAAAIGAVLRSGLVTSLVTDRSAADYLLTEFSPGPRPALDRADPDGI, via the coding sequence GTGAACAGCAGTGAGGAGATCGCGGTGGCGGGTATGTCGGCGGGACGGTCAGCCCTGCGGATGGGACCCGCGGAGCTCGTGCAGGCGGCGGCGATGGCCCGCCGCTTCTACCTCGAGGGCAAGTCCAAGATCCAGATCGCCGAGGAGTTCGGCGTGAGCCGCTTCAAGGTGGCCCGGGTCCTGGAGACCGCCCTGGAGCGCGACCTCGTGCGCATCGAGATCCGCGTACCGGCCGAGCTGGACGCCGAGCGCTCCGACGCGCTCCGCGCCCGCTACGGGCTGCGCCACGCCGTCGTCGTCGAGTCCCCGGCGGAGGGCGACGAGGAGTCGCCCGACCCGGAGAACCTCGGCGAGGTCGCGGCCGACCTGCTCGGCGAGCTGGTCGCCGAGGGCGACGTCCTGGGCCTGGCCTGGGGCCGCTCCACCATCCACATGGCGGCCGCCCTCGACCGGCTGCCGCCCTGCACCGTCGTCCAGCTCACCGGCGTGTACGACGCGGGCACGGCCGAGCGCGGCTCGGTCGAGGCGGTACGGCGTGCCGCCCAGGTCTCCGGCGGCGAGGCGCACCCCATCTACGCGCCGATGCTGCTGCCGGACGCGGCGACCGCCAACGCCCTGCGCAGCCAGACCGGCATCGCCCGGGCCTTCGAGTACTTCGACAAGGTGACAGTGGCCTGCGTCTCCATCGGCTCCTGGGAGCCGGGCATCTCGACCGTGCACGACATGCTCTCCGACGAGGAGCGGGCCCACTACGCCTCGCTCGGCGTCGCGGCCGAGATGTCGGCCCACCTCTTCGACGCGGAGGGCCGCCGGGTCGGCCGGGACCTCGGCGAGCGCTGCATCACCGTCGAGGCGGACCGGCTGCGCCGGATCCCCGAGGTCGTCGCCATCGCCGGCGGCCAGCGCAAGGCGGCGGCGATCGGGGCGGTGCTCCGCTCCGGTCTCGTCACCAGCCTGGTGACCGACCGGTCGGCGGCCGACTACCTGCTCACCGAGTTCAGCCCCGGCCCGCGCCCGGCCCTCGACCGGGCCGACCCGGACGGCATCTGA
- a CDS encoding ribonuclease domain-containing protein: MIQRPARPRPALLAGLCLLLVGLLAGLLTGCSVEGGAAPGTPTGTASPSRTATATPSRTATATPSRTATAAPSRTAADLPAVREADLPPEARKTLALIRGGGPFPYAKDGAVFSNFERILPRRERGYYREYTVRTPGERDRGARRIVTGRGGETYYTDDHYQSFREVVADENR, from the coding sequence ATGATCCAGCGCCCCGCCCGGCCGCGGCCCGCCCTGCTCGCCGGGCTCTGCCTGCTCCTCGTCGGGCTGCTCGCCGGCCTCCTCACGGGGTGCTCCGTCGAGGGCGGCGCGGCTCCCGGCACCCCCACCGGCACGGCGTCCCCGAGCCGTACGGCCACCGCCACCCCCTCCCGTACGGCCACCGCCACCCCCTCCCGTACGGCCACCGCCGCTCCTTCCCGTACCGCCGCGGACCTCCCCGCCGTCCGCGAGGCCGACCTACCACCCGAGGCCCGGAAGACCCTCGCCCTCATCCGCGGCGGCGGGCCCTTCCCGTACGCCAAGGACGGGGCGGTGTTCTCGAACTTCGAGCGGATCCTGCCGCGGCGCGAGCGCGGCTACTACCGCGAGTACACCGTCCGAACCCCCGGCGAACGCGACCGCGGAGCCCGGCGCATCGTCACCGGCCGGGGCGGGGAGACGTACTACACGGACGACCACTACCAGAGCTTCCGGGAGGTGGTCGCGGATGAGAATCGATGA
- a CDS encoding barstar family protein yields MRIDDAVVLDLHGVTDKNAFINRCVRTLPLPVWFGRNWDALADCLADMREPMAIVVTGWQAYAEAEPDDWSIAQEVFSAAARASSAGLAVLLSLGGDLAHLEDRTSGPSQGSDDPPAPPRAPGVGQ; encoded by the coding sequence ATGAGAATCGATGACGCCGTCGTCCTCGACCTGCACGGGGTCACCGACAAGAACGCCTTCATCAACCGCTGCGTGCGCACCCTGCCGCTGCCCGTCTGGTTCGGCCGCAACTGGGACGCCCTCGCCGACTGCCTCGCCGACATGCGCGAACCCATGGCGATCGTGGTGACCGGCTGGCAGGCTTATGCCGAGGCCGAACCGGACGACTGGTCCATCGCCCAGGAGGTGTTCTCGGCGGCGGCCCGGGCCAGTTCGGCCGGCCTCGCGGTCCTGCTGTCCCTCGGCGGCGACCTCGCCCATTTGGAGGATCGGACGAGCGGCCCCTCGCAAGGCTCGGACGATCCGCCCGCACCGCCCCGCGCCCCCGGCGTGGGACAATGA
- a CDS encoding GuaB1 family IMP dehydrogenase-related protein — protein sequence MRFLNDVKPPYDLTYDDVFMVPSRSAVGSRQAVDLSSPDGTGTTIPLVVANMTAIAGRRMAETVARRGGLVVIPQDIPIEVVTDVIGWVKSRHHVLDTPIVLAPHQTVADALSLLPKRAHDAGVVVDEDNRPVGVVTDADLSGVDRFTQLSEVMSRDLLLLDADIDPREAFNTLDHANRRYAPAVDKDGKLVGILTRKGALRATLYTPAVDAKGRLRIAAAVGINGDVAGKAKQLLDAGVDTLVIDTAHGHQESMISAIRTVRALDPQVPIVAGNIVAAEGVKDLIDAGADIIKVGVGPGAMCTTRMMTGVGRPQFSAVLECAAEAKKYGKHVWADGGVRHPRDVAMALAAGASNVMIGSWFAGTYESPGDLQHDAKGRAYKESFGMASARAVKNRTSDESAYDRARKALFEEGISTSRMFLDPQRPGVEDLIDSIIAGVRSSCTYAGAGSLAEFEEKAVVGIQSAAGYAEGKPLHASWS from the coding sequence GTGCGTTTCCTCAATGACGTCAAGCCGCCGTACGACCTCACGTACGACGATGTGTTCATGGTGCCGAGCCGCTCGGCCGTCGGTTCCCGCCAGGCCGTGGACCTCTCCTCCCCGGACGGGACCGGTACGACGATCCCGCTGGTCGTCGCCAACATGACCGCCATCGCCGGCCGCCGCATGGCCGAGACCGTCGCCCGCCGCGGCGGCCTGGTCGTCATCCCGCAGGACATCCCGATCGAGGTCGTCACCGACGTCATCGGCTGGGTCAAGTCCCGCCACCACGTCCTCGACACCCCCATCGTCCTGGCCCCGCACCAGACCGTCGCCGACGCGCTCTCGCTGCTGCCGAAGCGGGCGCACGACGCCGGCGTGGTCGTGGACGAGGACAACCGCCCGGTCGGTGTCGTCACCGACGCCGACCTGTCCGGCGTGGACCGCTTCACGCAGCTGTCCGAGGTCATGTCCCGGGACCTGCTGCTGCTCGACGCGGACATCGACCCGCGCGAGGCGTTCAACACCCTGGACCACGCCAACCGGCGCTACGCCCCGGCCGTCGACAAGGACGGCAAGCTGGTCGGCATCCTCACCCGCAAGGGCGCCCTGCGCGCGACCCTGTACACGCCGGCCGTCGACGCCAAGGGCCGGCTGCGCATCGCCGCGGCCGTCGGCATCAACGGCGACGTGGCGGGCAAGGCCAAGCAGCTGCTCGACGCGGGCGTGGACACGCTCGTCATCGACACCGCGCACGGCCACCAGGAGTCGATGATCAGCGCCATCAGGACCGTCCGGGCGCTCGACCCGCAGGTCCCGATCGTCGCGGGCAACATCGTCGCCGCCGAGGGCGTCAAGGACCTCATCGACGCCGGCGCCGACATCATCAAGGTCGGCGTGGGCCCCGGCGCCATGTGCACCACCCGCATGATGACCGGTGTCGGCCGCCCGCAGTTCTCCGCCGTCCTGGAGTGCGCCGCCGAGGCCAAGAAGTACGGCAAGCACGTCTGGGCCGACGGCGGTGTCCGTCACCCGCGCGACGTCGCCATGGCGCTCGCCGCCGGTGCGTCCAACGTCATGATCGGCTCCTGGTTCGCCGGCACCTACGAGTCCCCCGGCGACCTCCAGCACGACGCCAAGGGCCGCGCGTACAAGGAGTCCTTCGGCATGGCCTCGGCCCGCGCCGTCAAGAACCGGACCTCCGACGAGTCCGCCTACGACCGCGCCCGCAAGGCGCTGTTCGAGGAGGGCATCTCCACCTCGCGGATGTTCCTCGACCCGCAGCGCCCGGGCGTCGAGGACCTGATCGACTCGATCATCGCCGGCGTCCGCTCCTCCTGCACCTACGCCGGTGCGGGCTCGCTCGCCGAGTTCGAGGAGAAGGCCGTCGTCGGCATCCAGTCCGCCGCCGGTTACGCGGAGGGCAAGCCGCTGCACGCCAGCTGGAGCTGA
- a CDS encoding GNAT family N-acetyltransferase — translation MERTEIRPCRAEDVTLLDRHLPAPGAPTRHSGRFARQEAGLATYLVAWHDGLPAGHGLVRWDGCAAPEVRALLADCPELNGLDVRADLRGRGIGTALVRAAEELVRERGRTLLGLGVADDNPRAAALYARLGYEPVTPYTDRWSRTDAEGRTHHHADSCGFLVRRLG, via the coding sequence ATGGAGCGTACGGAGATCAGACCCTGCCGGGCCGAGGACGTCACCCTGCTCGACCGCCACCTGCCCGCGCCGGGCGCCCCGACCCGGCACTCCGGCCGGTTCGCCCGCCAGGAGGCCGGACTCGCCACCTATCTGGTCGCCTGGCACGACGGCCTCCCGGCCGGGCACGGGCTGGTCCGCTGGGACGGCTGCGCGGCCCCGGAGGTGCGGGCCCTGCTCGCCGACTGTCCGGAGCTCAACGGCCTGGACGTCCGAGCGGACCTGCGCGGGCGGGGGATCGGCACCGCGCTGGTGCGGGCGGCCGAGGAGCTGGTGCGCGAGCGGGGCCGCACGCTCCTCGGCCTCGGCGTGGCCGACGACAACCCCCGGGCCGCCGCCCTGTACGCGCGCCTCGGCTACGAGCCCGTGACCCCGTACACGGACCGCTGGTCCCGTACGGACGCCGAGGGGCGGACGCACCACCACGCCGACTCCTGCGGCTTCCTCGTCAGACGCCTGGGCTGA
- a CDS encoding GDSL-type esterase/lipase family protein, translating into MSWLEPGPFLRGVAWRDGERPVRADPADLARLPWDIAERAALPIGVRVEFTAAPGTRAVELRYRAAVPEAGDTLRSLRHGFALWRGRRCLAEVFAEPAEEAVVRIELPPSGGEFTVHLPEAQAPVVRALRPVGGALAPAPRRPRWLVHGDSITEGWWATRPAHSWPATAGRALGLDPVNLGYAGGARGELPLAEHLARLPGELITLAFGTNCWGTVPSSAPLLYETTRAFVALVRRGHPGTPLLLVSPVLRPAAERTGNALGATLAELRTAMEAAVRDLVAAGDTRLALLPGRELLGPRDLADGLHPNDRGHARIAAAVAAALRGAGFTGRPGPVRRPRADVGPGV; encoded by the coding sequence GTGAGCTGGCTGGAACCCGGGCCCTTTCTTCGCGGTGTCGCGTGGCGGGACGGCGAGCGGCCCGTCCGGGCGGATCCCGCCGACCTGGCCCGGCTGCCCTGGGACATCGCCGAGCGGGCCGCACTGCCCATCGGCGTGCGGGTGGAGTTCACGGCGGCGCCGGGCACCCGGGCGGTGGAGCTGCGCTACCGGGCGGCCGTTCCGGAGGCGGGCGACACCCTGCGGTCGCTGCGGCACGGTTTCGCGCTCTGGCGGGGCCGGCGCTGCCTGGCGGAGGTGTTCGCCGAGCCGGCCGAGGAGGCGGTCGTGCGCATCGAACTCCCTCCCAGCGGCGGGGAGTTCACCGTGCACCTGCCGGAGGCGCAGGCGCCGGTGGTGCGGGCCCTCAGGCCGGTCGGCGGCGCCCTGGCCCCCGCGCCGCGCCGCCCCCGCTGGCTGGTCCACGGCGACTCGATCACGGAGGGCTGGTGGGCCACCCGGCCCGCGCACTCCTGGCCCGCGACGGCCGGCCGGGCGCTCGGCCTCGACCCGGTCAACCTCGGTTACGCGGGCGGGGCGCGCGGCGAGCTGCCGCTGGCCGAACACCTCGCCCGCCTCCCGGGCGAGCTGATCACCCTGGCCTTCGGCACCAACTGCTGGGGGACCGTGCCCAGTTCGGCGCCCCTGCTCTACGAGACGACCCGCGCCTTCGTCGCCCTGGTCCGCCGCGGCCATCCCGGCACCCCGCTGCTGCTGGTCTCCCCCGTGCTGCGCCCCGCGGCCGAGCGGACCGGGAACGCCCTGGGCGCCACGCTCGCGGAGCTGCGGACGGCCATGGAGGCGGCCGTGCGGGACCTGGTGGCGGCCGGCGACACCCGCCTTGCGCTGCTGCCCGGCCGGGAGCTGCTCGGCCCGCGGGACCTGGCCGACGGGCTCCACCCCAACGACCGGGGCCACGCGCGGATCGCCGCGGCGGTGGCGGCGGCGCTGCGCGGGGCGGGCTTCACCGGGCGGCCGGGGCCGGTCCGGCGGCCCCGGGCGGACGTCGGTCCGGGCGTCTGA
- a CDS encoding amino acid permease: MLDHGAAPPAEDTTVPTARKTSGLSALTRRKPVEDLVAEGGQGEGGSLRRSLSMWQLTMISIGATLGTGIFVVLGEAVPEAGPAVTLAFVFAGLTALFSALSYAELAGTIPVAGSSYSYAYATMGELVAWVCGWCLMLEYGVSVAAVAVGWGDYLNELLDGTIGVTLPETLSAPPGDGGVFNLPALIVVVLAMLFLLGGARESARANTIMVGVKIAALVLFCAVGFMGFKSGNYSDFMPLGIGSVGAAGAILFFSYIGFDAASTAGEEAKDPKRDLPRAIMLSLVIVTALYVLVAAVAVGAWDWKKFAGSEASLAAIMNDVTGQSFWGTLLAAGAVISIASVVLTVLYGQTRILFAMSRDGLVPKVFGKVDARTGTPRVNTLIVSLLCGVLAAVVPLGELVNATSIGTLFAFALVNIAVVVLRYTRKDMERSFKVPFGPVFPVLGFLCCGYSMYSLDLITWAYFGAWMAAGLVFYFLYGMRRSRLATAPALAEAPAEK; the protein is encoded by the coding sequence GTGCTGGACCACGGCGCAGCCCCACCGGCCGAGGACACGACCGTCCCGACCGCCCGCAAGACCTCCGGGCTCTCTGCCCTCACCCGCCGCAAGCCGGTCGAAGACCTGGTCGCTGAGGGTGGCCAGGGTGAGGGCGGCAGCCTTCGCCGCTCGCTCTCGATGTGGCAGCTGACCATGATCAGCATCGGTGCGACGCTCGGCACCGGCATCTTCGTCGTGCTCGGCGAGGCCGTTCCCGAGGCCGGCCCGGCCGTCACGCTGGCGTTCGTCTTCGCCGGCCTGACCGCCCTCTTCTCGGCGCTCTCGTACGCCGAGCTGGCCGGGACCATACCGGTCGCGGGTTCCTCGTACTCGTACGCGTACGCAACGATGGGTGAACTCGTCGCCTGGGTGTGCGGCTGGTGCCTGATGCTGGAGTACGGCGTCTCGGTCGCCGCCGTCGCGGTCGGCTGGGGCGACTACCTCAACGAGCTGCTCGACGGCACGATCGGCGTCACCCTCCCCGAGACGCTCAGCGCGCCTCCCGGCGACGGCGGCGTGTTCAACCTGCCCGCCCTGATCGTCGTCGTCCTCGCCATGCTCTTCCTGCTCGGCGGCGCCCGTGAGTCGGCCCGCGCGAACACGATCATGGTGGGCGTGAAGATCGCCGCCCTGGTGCTCTTCTGCGCCGTCGGCTTCATGGGCTTCAAGTCCGGCAACTACTCCGACTTCATGCCGCTCGGCATCGGCAGCGTCGGCGCCGCCGGAGCCATCCTCTTCTTCTCCTACATCGGCTTCGACGCCGCCTCCACCGCCGGTGAGGAGGCCAAGGACCCCAAGCGTGACCTGCCGCGGGCGATCATGCTCTCGCTGGTCATCGTGACCGCGCTGTACGTGCTCGTCGCCGCCGTCGCCGTGGGCGCCTGGGACTGGAAGAAGTTCGCCGGCTCCGAGGCATCGCTGGCCGCGATCATGAACGACGTCACCGGGCAGAGCTTCTGGGGCACCCTGCTCGCCGCCGGCGCCGTCATCTCCATCGCCAGCGTCGTCCTCACCGTGCTCTACGGCCAGACCCGCATCCTGTTCGCGATGTCCCGCGACGGCCTGGTGCCCAAGGTGTTCGGCAAGGTCGACGCCCGCACCGGCACCCCGCGCGTCAACACCCTGATCGTCTCGCTGCTGTGCGGCGTCCTCGCCGCCGTCGTCCCGCTCGGCGAGCTGGTCAACGCCACCAGCATCGGCACGCTCTTCGCCTTCGCCCTGGTCAACATCGCCGTCGTCGTGCTCCGCTACACCCGCAAGGACATGGAGCGCTCCTTCAAGGTGCCGTTCGGCCCGGTCTTCCCCGTCCTCGGGTTCCTGTGCTGCGGCTACAGCATGTACAGCCTCGACCTGATCACCTGGGCGTACTTCGGTGCCTGGATGGCGGCCGGTCTCGTGTTCTACTTCCTGTACGGCATGCGCCGCTCCCGACTGGCCACGGCTCCGGCCCTGGCAGAGGCCCCCGCAGAGAAGTGA
- a CDS encoding Lrp/AsnC family transcriptional regulator → MRLNDLDERIVHALAEDARRSYADIGSLVGLSAPAVKRRVDRLRAEGAITGFTVRVDPAALGWETEGFVEIYCRHNTSPDDIRRGLERYPEVVSASTVTGDADAVVQVFASDMRHFERVLERIAGEPFVERTKSVLVLSPLLRRFSSGSPA, encoded by the coding sequence GTGCGACTCAACGACCTCGACGAACGCATCGTCCACGCCCTCGCGGAAGACGCCCGCCGCAGCTATGCCGACATCGGCTCGCTGGTCGGCCTCTCCGCCCCCGCCGTCAAACGGCGCGTGGACCGGCTCCGGGCCGAGGGCGCCATCACCGGCTTCACCGTACGGGTGGATCCGGCGGCGCTCGGCTGGGAGACGGAGGGGTTCGTCGAGATCTACTGCCGCCACAACACCTCGCCGGACGACATCCGGCGCGGCCTGGAGCGGTATCCCGAGGTGGTGTCCGCGTCGACCGTCACCGGCGACGCGGACGCCGTCGTCCAGGTCTTCGCCTCCGACATGCGCCACTTCGAGCGCGTCCTGGAGCGGATCGCGGGGGAGCCCTTCGTGGAGCGCACCAAGTCCGTCCTGGTGCTCTCGCCGCTGCTGCGGCGCTTCTCGTCGGGCTCGCCCGCGTAG
- a CDS encoding Repetin, whose translation MNRRTKTAAVAAALLITAGAAGSATASGDGAGGGREAAALTGTAKLYRPAGDDITFSFDAHLAAKDTMDPQAATGTFRYSHYKNGKGGYAVATVDCLTTGGTVAVVTGVVTETDLDDLKGKRVGISVHDDGRRDRLGYSWVGRDAHLEVPPCLSAAPFEKVRAGTGDFRVLPWHPVYPAE comes from the coding sequence ATGAACCGTCGTACGAAGACCGCCGCCGTGGCCGCCGCCCTGCTGATCACCGCGGGCGCCGCCGGCTCCGCCACCGCCTCCGGGGACGGAGCGGGCGGCGGCCGCGAGGCGGCGGCGCTGACCGGCACCGCCAAGCTGTACCGGCCGGCCGGCGACGACATCACCTTCTCCTTCGACGCCCATCTGGCGGCGAAGGACACCATGGACCCGCAGGCGGCGACCGGCACCTTCCGCTACAGCCACTACAAGAACGGCAAGGGCGGCTACGCCGTGGCGACGGTGGACTGCCTGACCACGGGCGGCACGGTGGCCGTGGTGACGGGCGTGGTCACCGAAACGGATCTGGACGACCTGAAGGGCAAGCGGGTCGGGATCTCGGTGCACGACGACGGGAGGCGCGACCGGCTTGGCTACAGCTGGGTCGGGCGGGACGCGCACCTGGAGGTGCCGCCCTGCCTGAGCGCGGCCCCCTTCGAGAAGGTGCGGGCGGGCACCGGTGACTTCCGGGTCCTGCCCTGGCACCCCGTCTACCCGGCCGAATGA
- a CDS encoding carbon-nitrogen hydrolase family protein, with protein sequence MPALRIALLQSSGQLGDVAANLKILDEAAGRAAAAGAGLLLAPELFLTGYAIGPDLARLAEPSDGPSARAVADIAARHGLAVGYGYPERDTERHGVLYNSAQLLGADGTVLAHYRKTHLFGDFEAKWFTPGEDGVVQTELGGLTVGLMICYDVEFPENVRAQALAGTDLLLVPTALMHPAEIVPESVVPVRAFENQIYLAYANRTGPEGDFEFVGLSTLAGPDGTARARAGRGEDLVFGDVDPDFLAASRKDNPYLRDRRPGLYGSLV encoded by the coding sequence ATGCCCGCGCTGCGCATCGCCCTGCTCCAGAGCTCCGGACAGCTCGGTGACGTGGCCGCCAACCTGAAGATCCTCGACGAGGCCGCGGGCCGCGCCGCGGCGGCCGGAGCGGGCCTGCTGCTCGCCCCCGAGCTCTTCCTGACCGGCTACGCCATCGGCCCCGACCTCGCGCGGCTCGCCGAGCCCTCCGACGGCCCCTCCGCCCGCGCGGTGGCGGACATCGCCGCGCGTCACGGCCTCGCCGTCGGCTACGGCTACCCGGAGCGCGACACCGAGCGGCACGGCGTGCTGTACAACTCCGCGCAGCTCCTCGGCGCCGACGGCACGGTCCTCGCGCACTACCGCAAGACCCACCTCTTCGGCGACTTCGAGGCGAAGTGGTTCACGCCCGGGGAGGACGGCGTCGTCCAGACCGAGCTCGGCGGCCTCACCGTCGGCCTGATGATCTGCTACGACGTCGAGTTCCCCGAGAACGTGCGGGCGCAGGCGCTGGCCGGCACGGACCTCCTCCTCGTGCCGACCGCCCTCATGCACCCCGCCGAGATCGTCCCCGAGTCGGTGGTCCCCGTGCGCGCCTTCGAGAACCAGATCTACCTCGCGTACGCCAACCGGACCGGTCCCGAGGGGGACTTCGAGTTCGTCGGCCTGTCCACGCTGGCCGGCCCCGACGGCACCGCCCGGGCCCGCGCCGGGCGCGGCGAGGACCTCGTGTTCGGCGACGTCGACCCCGACTTCCTGGCGGCCTCCCGGAAGGACAACCCCTACCTCCGCGACCGCCGCCCCGGGCTGTACGGCTCCCTCGTCTGA